The genomic region ATGGCGTGGGCGATGCGCGGGCCCAGGTCACGGGCCGGGTTGATGGCGTACCCCGTCGGACCACCGAGCGACAGACCGATGCCGACCACCAGGAACGAGACGATCAGAATCGCGGTGCCGGACTCGCCGAGCCCCTTGGTGAGGCCGAACGCCAGGATCGGCAGCACCAGACCGATGGTCGCGATGATCTCGGTGACGAGGTTCGCCACGGGATTGCGGATCGCGGGGGCGGTGGAGAAGATCCCGAGCGTGGGTTGCGCTATCTCCTCGTCGGAGTTGGCCTGGAACTGGGCGAAGTAGACCAGCCAGCACAGCACCGCGCCCAGGAAGGCGCCGACCATCTGGCCGGCGACGTAGATGTGGACCTTGTCCCAGTCCCCGGTGTCGATGGCGATGCCGACGGTCACCGCGGGGTTGAGGTGCCCTCCC from Streptomyces sp. NBC_00878 harbors:
- a CDS encoding MIP/aquaporin family protein, with the translated sequence MSNGDIFVGEVIGTAILILFGAGVVAAVVLNYSKAKDAGWVVIAFGWGFGVLAGAYTAAPLSGGHLNPAVTVGIAIDTGDWDKVHIYVAGQMVGAFLGAVLCWLVYFAQFQANSDEEIAQPTLGIFSTAPAIRNPVANLVTEIIATIGLVLPILAFGLTKGLGESGTAILIVSFLVVGIGLSLGGPTGYAINPARDLGPRIAHAILPIPNKGTSDWSYSWIPVVGPLIGGVLAGLIFNAAF